One genomic region from Thermoplasmata archaeon encodes:
- a CDS encoding aldehyde dehydrogenase family protein, whose amino-acid sequence MQRLLYLGDFLVEISEITTNEHGKTFEESKGDAIRAIQNVESAAAATYNIMGSYNKNIANGIDEELIHEPIGVFALVSPFNFPLMIPYWFMPYAIALGNTMIMKPSEKTPLSIEKSMEFIKKAGIPENVVQLINGGKEAVDYLLENKKISGISFVGSTPVAEYVYKKGVSNRKRVQAGASAKNYILVMPDADIDKYMSNIISSFFGNAGERCLAGAVLMTFPENHDKVLKSFLDHAKKLKIGYGMEKDIELTPLIRKEHRERVINYIESGVEEGADIILDGRNYKNEKYPNGFFIGPTIFDSVSKDMKIAREEIFGPIASIMTANNFDEAVEKINESRYGNASSIYTGSGYYAREYFSRVKAGNIGVNIGVAAPIAFYPFGGMKDSFFGDLHPQGGLDHILFFTDSKIIISRW is encoded by the coding sequence TTGCAAAGACTATTATATTTAGGAGATTTTCTGGTTGAAATATCTGAAATTACTACAAATGAGCATGGAAAGACATTTGAAGAATCAAAAGGAGATGCAATCAGAGCAATTCAGAATGTTGAATCTGCTGCTGCCGCAACATACAATATTATGGGCAGTTACAATAAAAATATAGCCAACGGAATAGATGAAGAACTCATTCATGAGCCAATCGGTGTTTTTGCACTGGTATCTCCGTTTAACTTCCCGTTAATGATACCTTATTGGTTTATGCCTTATGCAATTGCCCTTGGAAATACAATGATAATGAAACCTTCTGAAAAGACACCACTTAGCATTGAAAAGTCCATGGAATTCATAAAAAAAGCTGGTATACCAGAAAATGTAGTACAACTGATAAATGGAGGAAAAGAGGCTGTAGATTACCTTCTAGAAAATAAAAAAATATCAGGCATAAGCTTTGTAGGATCAACACCTGTTGCCGAATATGTGTATAAAAAAGGTGTCTCTAATAGAAAGAGAGTCCAAGCAGGGGCGTCTGCAAAAAATTATATCTTAGTAATGCCAGATGCAGATATTGATAAATATATGAGCAACATAATTTCATCATTTTTTGGCAATGCTGGAGAAAGGTGCCTGGCTGGGGCAGTGCTTATGACATTTCCAGAAAATCATGATAAAGTATTGAAATCTTTCCTAGACCACGCTAAAAAATTAAAGATAGGATATGGAATGGAAAAAGATATAGAATTGACGCCATTAATCAGAAAAGAGCACAGGGAAAGAGTAATTAATTATATTGAAAGTGGCGTTGAAGAAGGGGCAGATATTATACTTGATGGCAGAAATTATAAAAATGAAAAATATCCAAATGGTTTTTTCATCGGTCCCACAATATTTGATTCAGTATCAAAAGACATGAAGATAGCTAGAGAAGAGATTTTTGGGCCTATAGCTAGCATAATGACGGCAAATAATTTTGATGAGGCAGTCGAAAAGATAAATGAAAGCAGATATGGAAACGCCTCGTCTATTTACACAGGCTCTGGATATTATGCAAGAGAATACTTTTCAAGAGTAAAAGCAGGAAACATCGGTGTAAACATAGGAGTAGCAGCCCCAATCGCATTTTATCCGTTTGGTGGAATGAAAGATTCATTCTTTGGAGACCTACATCCTCAGGGCGGTTTAGACCACATATTGTTCTTCACTGACAGCAAGATAATAATCTCAAGGTGGTAA
- a CDS encoding ATP-dependent DNA helicase: MMNDIFPYTPRLGQNEIIEDIKTCLNSKMHFVFEAPTGTGKTIVILAPVLEFALKNHKKVVYVTRTNSQQIQVLKEARALRKYLDFRAFPLQGRNNYCMLATEGELKEGGAEELSLICENLKKKVLKNSAKACEYYYNFMKDNGKKLIDFQNSTLATAEEVVEHAKFLRVCPYETMKIALRNSDLVVASYPYFFDPFIRAKILEWMQCDIKDIILIVDEAHNVPDFAREERSLALSIKILQRFDSEIVEYGEFNYKNIKSSEFSEIVKEAMNRLGSDLLAGNEEATIIGSEFEELLMDLSKKNSVVIREYLKELKKFGEKIRLKKLDSDKLPRSYIYSTASFLLDWFDEDSDDMIKLISGDDDLKLEIYSLDPTPITSAVENTYVSIHMSGTLKPLDEYTANIFTELVPIKKVYPSPFSSENLKIKYIEDITTKYDVIEKDNTELKKIRRYIKEILSASKRNSVVFFPSYRVLDKMLKIGLDIPGNLYLDTKELKQKDFVRLVNLFKKKGGTFVTVIGSRFSEGLDFPEGELELVIIVGIPYPKPTVKQKALEEYYTKKFGKEFGYLYTVKAPATRKMLQAIGRMIRSETDRGFAVILDRRITYFKEYIDASKSENIKKEIEEFFKNREKNL; this comes from the coding sequence ATGATGAATGATATATTTCCATACACCCCGAGGCTGGGACAGAACGAGATTATAGAGGATATCAAGACGTGTCTCAATTCGAAAATGCATTTTGTATTTGAGGCGCCTACCGGCACAGGAAAAACTATCGTGATCTTGGCGCCGGTATTAGAATTCGCGCTTAAAAATCATAAAAAAGTTGTATATGTTACCAGGACCAACAGCCAGCAGATCCAGGTTCTGAAAGAGGCACGAGCACTTCGAAAATATCTGGATTTCAGAGCCTTTCCATTGCAGGGAAGAAACAATTATTGTATGCTTGCTACCGAAGGAGAGTTGAAAGAGGGGGGTGCGGAAGAGCTAAGCCTCATATGTGAAAACTTGAAAAAAAAAGTGTTGAAAAACAGCGCTAAAGCATGTGAATACTATTATAATTTCATGAAAGATAACGGAAAAAAGCTAATCGATTTTCAGAATTCAACGCTTGCGACCGCAGAAGAGGTGGTAGAGCATGCAAAATTTTTGAGAGTTTGCCCTTACGAAACAATGAAGATTGCATTAAGAAATTCAGATCTCGTGGTAGCTTCATATCCTTATTTCTTTGATCCGTTTATCAGGGCAAAGATATTAGAATGGATGCAGTGCGATATTAAAGATATAATACTTATAGTGGATGAGGCACATAATGTACCAGATTTTGCCAGAGAGGAGCGATCGCTAGCATTGAGCATCAAGATCTTGCAGAGGTTTGACAGTGAGATTGTGGAATATGGAGAGTTCAATTATAAAAATATCAAGTCTTCAGAGTTTTCAGAGATTGTAAAAGAGGCTATGAACAGGTTGGGCAGTGATCTGCTTGCTGGAAATGAAGAGGCTACAATAATAGGCTCTGAATTCGAAGAGCTGTTGATGGATCTTTCAAAAAAGAACTCTGTGGTGATCAGGGAATATTTGAAAGAGCTGAAAAAATTCGGAGAAAAGATAAGGCTCAAAAAATTAGATTCTGATAAGTTGCCTAGATCTTACATATACAGCACCGCCTCTTTCTTATTAGATTGGTTTGATGAGGATAGTGATGATATGATCAAGTTAATCTCAGGTGACGATGATTTAAAGTTAGAGATCTATTCACTAGACCCTACCCCTATTACAAGTGCTGTCGAAAACACATATGTTTCCATTCATATGTCCGGCACCTTAAAGCCCCTCGATGAATATACTGCAAACATATTTACAGAGCTTGTTCCTATCAAAAAAGTATATCCCTCTCCCTTCTCTTCAGAAAACCTGAAAATAAAATATATAGAAGACATTACTACCAAATATGATGTTATTGAAAAAGATAACACAGAATTAAAGAAGATCAGGAGATATATTAAAGAAATATTATCGGCATCAAAGAGAAACAGTGTTGTATTTTTCCCATCATATAGGGTACTGGACAAGATGCTGAAGATCGGGCTGGATATTCCTGGTAACTTATACCTTGACACAAAAGAGCTCAAACAGAAAGATTTTGTCAGACTTGTAAATCTGTTCAAGAAGAAAGGTGGCACTTTCGTAACTGTCATAGGAAGCAGATTCAGTGAAGGCCTGGATTTTCCAGAAGGAGAACTGGAACTGGTGATAATTGTAGGAATACCATACCCTAAACCAACAGTAAAACAGAAGGCGTTGGAAGAGTATTACACCAAAAAATTCGGTAAGGAGTTCGGGTATCTGTACACAGTTAAGGCTCCAGCTACTAGAAAGATGTTGCAGGCGATCGGCAGAATGATCAGGTCTGAGACCGATCGTGGTTTTGCAGTCATTCTTGACCGTCGTATAACCTATTTCAAAGAGTATATCGATGCATCAAAATCTGAAAATATAAAAAAAGAGATTGAAGAGTTTTTCAAAAATAGAGAGAAAAATTTGTAA
- a CDS encoding ABC transporter permease — translation MSGLGPLTVRELKKWYRNPVFFITGMIQPFFWIALFGSAFDITKFFPGASSLVLGGAPNYITYIVGGVLTITALFTAMFAGTQIIFDRRLGPMGRFLSSPIRRSSIVFSKIFSATIRVLPQALILVIAAILIPNGLKFVNGFSIFDGLVTVTAIILVSLIFASIFSVIAIRMTNMNSIFGIVNLVNLPLLFVSYAMFSPSMMASWLSDVAQYNPVSWSAEAIRMVIINGTLTTSQWIQVGQWLGGLAIIAALILSLTAYLAEKEIRD, via the coding sequence ATGAGCGGGCTAGGGCCTCTTACAGTAAGAGAATTAAAAAAGTGGTACAGAAATCCAGTATTTTTTATCACGGGCATGATACAACCATTCTTCTGGATTGCACTTTTTGGAAGCGCATTTGATATTACCAAATTTTTCCCGGGAGCCAGCTCTCTGGTGCTGGGTGGTGCGCCTAACTATATTACCTATATAGTAGGCGGGGTACTTACTATAACTGCGCTATTTACCGCCATGTTCGCAGGCACACAAATAATATTTGACAGAAGACTTGGACCAATGGGCAGATTTCTGTCATCCCCTATAAGAAGGAGCTCTATAGTATTCTCTAAAATATTTTCTGCGACAATAAGAGTGCTTCCACAAGCATTGATACTGGTAATAGCTGCTATATTAATCCCAAACGGACTTAAATTTGTGAACGGATTCAGCATATTTGATGGCCTTGTAACAGTGACAGCAATAATACTCGTATCTTTGATCTTTGCATCAATTTTCAGCGTGATTGCCATTAGAATGACAAACATGAACTCTATATTCGGCATTGTTAACCTGGTAAATTTGCCACTTCTTTTTGTAAGCTATGCCATGTTTTCTCCTTCAATGATGGCAAGCTGGCTATCTGATGTAGCACAGTATAACCCAGTATCTTGGTCTGCAGAGGCAATCAGAATGGTAATTATTAATGGAACCCTTACTACTTCACAGTGGATACAGGTCGGACAGTGGCTTGGTGGCCTGGCAATTATCGCTGCTTTGATCTTAAGTTTAACAGCATATTTAGCCGAGAAAGAAATAAGAGATTAA
- a CDS encoding DUF4162 domain-containing protein, protein ADRLVRTYSGGMRKRLELIVGLVNEPKILFLDEPTLGLDVQTRTQMWNYVRDIQKKLDVTIILTSHYLEEIDALADRVSIIDDGKVRVTGTPQELKESLKGDIVTVTFKTQKDAEEMKNIKNVIAVENSGPNSVRIKVDNADSTLPDIINFISEKKLATTKLIVQKPSLDEVFLEYTGRDIREGEAGESRKMMMNLKRVRR, encoded by the coding sequence CGCAGACAGGCTGGTACGTACATACTCTGGAGGAATGAGAAAGAGACTTGAGCTCATAGTAGGATTGGTAAACGAACCAAAGATACTGTTTCTCGACGAGCCTACCCTTGGGCTTGACGTCCAGACAAGAACGCAAATGTGGAACTATGTGAGAGATATACAGAAGAAACTTGATGTTACTATTATTTTGACCTCTCACTATCTGGAAGAAATAGATGCCCTTGCAGATCGCGTATCTATAATTGACGATGGCAAGGTAAGAGTTACAGGAACACCTCAAGAGCTCAAAGAATCGCTAAAGGGGGATATAGTGACAGTGACATTTAAAACTCAGAAGGATGCGGAAGAAATGAAAAATATAAAAAATGTAATAGCAGTTGAAAACTCTGGGCCAAATAGCGTAAGAATCAAAGTTGATAACGCAGACAGTACTTTGCCTGATATTATAAATTTCATATCTGAAAAAAAACTTGCTACCACGAAACTTATAGTGCAGAAACCATCGCTTGACGAGGTGTTTCTTGAATATACTGGCAGAGATATAAGAGAGGGAGAAGCAGGAGAGAGTAGAAAGATGATGATGAATTTGAAGAGGGTGAGAAGATGA
- a CDS encoding ATP-binding cassette domain-containing protein, with protein sequence MQTMIKTIDLTKIYNGKIKAVDKLNIEIYEGEIYGLLGPNGAGKTTTINMLTTRISATSGSATVAGMDITRDSLAVRKIIGVVPQDLTTDEDLTGRENMALVAQFYDIPKAVYKERIENLLRLVDMEEPADRLVRTYSGGMRKRLELIVGLVNEPKILFLDEPTLGLDVQT encoded by the coding sequence ATGCAAACTATGATTAAGACAATTGATCTTACAAAAATTTACAACGGAAAAATAAAAGCGGTAGATAAGTTGAACATAGAAATATATGAGGGAGAGATATATGGGCTACTGGGCCCAAATGGAGCTGGGAAGACAACAACAATCAATATGCTTACAACCAGAATCTCTGCTACGTCTGGCAGTGCGACAGTGGCAGGCATGGATATTACTAGAGATTCGCTTGCGGTCAGAAAGATCATTGGAGTTGTTCCACAGGATCTCACCACAGACGAAGATTTGACAGGAAGGGAAAATATGGCATTGGTTGCACAATTTTATGACATACCGAAAGCAGTTTATAAGGAGAGAATTGAAAATCTACTCAGGCTGGTAGACATGGAAGAACCAGCAGACAGGCTGGTACGTACATACTCTGGAGGAATGAGAAAGAGACTTGAGCTCATAGTAGGATTGGTAAACGAACCAAAGATACTGTTTCTCGACGAGCCTACCCTTGGGCTTGACGTCCAGACAA